Proteins encoded together in one Impatiens glandulifera chromosome 1, dImpGla2.1, whole genome shotgun sequence window:
- the LOC124935054 gene encoding uncharacterized protein LOC124935054, translating into MSYNKAWRSRENALKAVRGTIKDFYGKLTSYLYMLEMNNPGTIIDIQTDEHSHFSCRVFDVSGLPCTHALAFVRTRKLDLYDFYSMYYSTQMWLNAYAETCYPVGDEEEWDIPDIIKQYVCLKPHVKVKKGWPTTNRRSSQGETRKV; encoded by the exons atgagttataataaggcttggaggtctaGGGAAAATGCTCTTAAGGCGGTTCGAGGAACTATAAAGGATTTCTATGGTAAATTGACATCATACCTCTACATGTTAGAGATgaataatccgggtaccataatagacatccagacggatgagcacaGTCATTttag ttgtagggtatttgatgtatctggtcttccttgtactcatgccCTAGCTTTTGTCCGTACACGAAAATTGGATCTCTATGACTTCTACTCAAT GTATTACTCAACTCAAATGtggttgaatgcatatgcggagacatgttatcctgtTGGTGATGAAGAAGAATGGGATATTCCGGACATTATCAAACAATACGTCTGCCTAAAACCACATGTTAAGGTGAAGAAAGGGTGGCCAACAACAAAtcgtaggtcatcccaaggtgagaCTCGTAAAGTCTAG
- the LOC124922043 gene encoding beta-D-glucosyl crocetin beta-1,6-glucosyltransferase-like, translating to MEAKNNTKLKILMLPWLSHGHISSFLELSRKLSQKNFHIYLCSTPINLKFIEKTIKNNISLSIELIEFHLLPHPDLPPHLHTTNNLPLHLKPTLKNAMHKSSSIFSDILKKIKPDFLIYDYNQPWAAVAASSIGIPSVLFLTSCAAIMAFGSHMGRDPNVEFPFPAIGIRGSYWRKKFLEMAVLRRRSEGNDLDDDSVKEIEKKEELIRRSYNITLLKTFREIEGKYIDYASNLSEMRFISTGPLIKEPENLDGGDGNSDHPIIKWLDTKGKSSTVFVSFGSEYYLSKEEKEEIAHGLELSMTNFIWVLKSSSLESLLPEGFLERVGERGMVVNGWAAQARILSHPSIGAFISHCGWGSTMEAMGLGVPIVAIPMHLDQPFNAQVAVEVGLGLEVKRDENGMLSREEISEVIREIVVEKKGEKIRDKAKQVKEMIQKKGDEDVDIVVEELLKLLNHKVILAS from the exons ATGGAAGCAAAGAACAACACCAAGCTAAAAATTTTGATGCTTCCATGGTTGTCCCATGGACACATCTCCTCCTTCCTAGAACTCTCCAGAAAACTTTCTCAAAAAAACTTCCATATCTATCTATGTTCAACTCCTATCAACCTTAAATTCATCGAAAAAAccataaaaaataacatctctCTCTCAATCGAATTAATAGAGTTTCATCTCCTTCCTCATCCAGATCTCCCTCCCCATCTCCACACAACCAACAATCTTCCTCTCCACCTTAAACCCACCTTAAAAAATGCTATGCATAAATCCAGTTCCATCTTTTCCGACatccttaaaaaaatcaaaccagATTTTCTCATATATGATTATAACCAACCATGGGCTGCCGTCGCCGCTTCTTCGATCGGAATCCCATCTGTTTTGTTCCTCACATCTTGTGCCGCTATCATGGCTTTTGGATCTCATATGGGTAGAGACCCTAATGTTGAGTTTCCTTTTCCGGCGATCGGTATACGAGGTAGTTATTGGAGGAAGAAGTTTCTAGAAATGGCGGTTTTGCGGCGGCGGTCGGAAGGAAATGATTTGGATGATGATAGTGTGAAAGAAATTGAGAAGAAGGAGGAATTGATTAGAAGATCTTATAATATAACTTTGTTGAAGACTTTTCGTGAGATTGAAGGGAAATACATTGATTATGCATCGAATCTAAGTGAGATGAGATTTATTTCGACTGGTCCGCTGATTAAAGAGCCGGAGAATCTAGATGGCGGGGACGGGAACAGCGACCATCCAATCATCAAGTGGTTAGACACTAAAG GTAAGTCATCCACGGTGTTTGTATCATTCGGATCAGAGTACTATCTCTCAAAAGAGGAGAAGGAGGAGATAGCCCATGGATTAGAGTTAAGTATGACCAATTTCATATGGGTATTGAAATCCTCATCTTTAGAATCCCTCCTCCCTGAAGGGTTTCTTGAGCGAGTAGGAGAAAGGGGAATGGTGGTAAATGGATGGGCGGCGCAAGCAAGGATATTGTCTCATCCGAGCATCGGGGCATTCATTAGTCATTGTGGGTGGGGATCGACAATGGAAGCTATGGGTCTTGGCGTGCCCATAGTAGCCATACCGATGCATCTTGATCAACCCTTCAACGCTCAAGTGGCTGTTGAGGTTGGACTTGGTTTAGAAGTGAAAAGAGATGAGAATGGAATGTTGAGTAGAGAAGAGATAAGTGAAGTGATTAGAGAAATTGTGGTGGAAAAGAAAGGTGAGAAAATAAGAGATAAGGCAAAACAAGTTAAGGAAATGATACAAAAGAAAGGAGATGAAGATGTTGATATTGTTGTGGAAGAGTTACTTAAGCTTCTTAACCACAAAGTAATTTTAGCTAGTTAG